The DNA segment CCCACGCCCTGGTCGGTGAGAACGGCGCGGGCAAGTCCACCCTGATCAAGGTACTCACCGGGGTGTACCGCCCCGACGAGGGCGAACTGCGCCACCAGGGCGAGGCGGTGGCCTTCCCGACCCCGCTCGCCGCGCAGCACGCCGGGATCTCCACGATCTACCAGGAGGTCAACCTCATCCCCCTGATGAGCGTGGCCCGCAACCTCTTCCTCGGCCGCGAGCCCCGCACCCGCCTCGGTCTGATCGACTTCGCCCGTATGCACCGCGAGGCGCAGGAGACCATGGCCGAGTACGGCGTCCATGTCGACGTACGCCGTCCCTTGCGCGAACTCGGCGTCGGCGCCCAGCAGATGGTCGCCCTCGCCCGTGCCGTCTCGGTCGACGCCCGCGTGGTCGTCATGGACGAGCCCACCTCCTCGCTCGAACCCCGCGAGGTGGAGACCCTGTTCGGCGTCATCCGACGGCTGCGCGAACAGGGCATCGCCGTGCTGTACGTCAGCCACCGCATGGACGAGCTGTACGCCATCTGCGACACGGTCACCGTGCTCCGCGACGGACGCCTGGTGCACACCGGCCCGCTCGCCGAGACCGGACGCCTCCAGCTGGTCTCCCTGATGCTGGGCCGCGAGACCAGCGAGGTCCGCGCCGAGGGCGTCACCAAGTTCACCGGCGGCCACGACGCGGGGTCCCAACCCGTTCTGAGCGCCCGTCACTTGGACCGGCGTCACCAGCTGCACGACGTCTCGCTCGACATCCGCCCCGGTGAGGTCGTCGGCCTCGGCGGGCTGCTCGGCTCCGGGCGTACCGAGACCGCCAAGGCCATCGCCGGCGCCCTTCCGGTCGGCGGGGGAGAGGTCACCGTGGACGGGCGCCCGGTGCGCACCGGGTCGGCGGCCGCCGCGATCCGGGCCGGGATCAGCCTGCTGCCCGAGGACCGCAAGTCCGAGGGGATCGTGCCGGGCCTCTCCGTACGGGAGAACATCGCGCTGGCCGCGCTGCCCCGCATGTCCCGCTTCGGGCTCGTCTCCGAGGCCAAGGTCGACGCCGTGGTCGACACCTTCATGAAGCGGCTGCGGATCAAGGCCGCGAGCCCGCACCAGAAGGTCGGCGAACTCTCCGGCGGCAACCAGCAGAAGGTGCTGCTGGCCCGCTGGCTGGCCATGCACCCCAAGGTGCTGCTGCTCGACGAGCCGACGCGCGGCATCGACATCGGCGCCAAGGCCGAGGTGCAGAAACTGATCGACGAACTCGCCGAGAACGGCCTCGGCGTGCTGCTGATCTCCTCCGACGTGGAGGAACTCATCGAAGGGTCCGACCGGGTGGTGGTGCTCCGGGACGGCTCGGTCGTCGGCGAGCTGACCGGGGACGAGGTCGGCGCCGACCAGCTCCTGCGGGCCATCGCCGAGGCCGCCGAGGAGGAGGCGCCCCGCCATGACTGAACTCGCCCTGGACAAAAGGACGCTGCCCGACCGGTCCACGGTCGTCGGCTGGCTCCAGAACTACGGCGTCTACCTCGGCCTCGCCGTCCTGCTGCTGTTCAACGTGTTCTTCACTGACCACTTCGTCTCCGGCGAGAACTTCCGCACCCAGGCCGTCCAGGTCTCCCCGGTGCTGATCGTCGCCCTCGGCATGGCGCTGGCCATCGGCACCGAGGGCATCGACCTCTCCGTGGGCGCCGTGATGGCCCTGGCCACCTCCATCACCTCCCTCTACCTCGGCTACGGACCCTGGCTCGCCCTGGTGGCCGCGCTGGTCGGCGGCGCCGTCATCGGCCTGGCGGGCGGCTCGCTCATCGCGTTCGTCGGGGTCCAGCCCATCGTCGCCACCCTCGCGCTCATGGTCGGCGGCCGGGGCATCGCCCTGGTGCTGCTGCCCCAGCTCAAGGACGTACGCGACCCCGCCATGGCCACCCTCGGCTCCGGCAGCGTGGCGGGCGTCCCCTACCTCGCGCTGATCGCGGCCACCCTCGCCCTGATCGTCGGCTTCGTGGTCCGCCGGACCACCTTCGGCCGCCGCCTCCTCGCCATCGGCGACAGCCGCCCCGCCGCCCAGCTCGCCGGGCTGCCCGTGCACCGGGTCCTGATCACGGTCTACGTCTGCTCGGGCGTGCTCGCCGCCGTCGCCGGGTTCCTCGCCACGGCCCGGCTCCAGGCCAGCGACCCCAGCTCGCTGGGCAACCTGATGGAACTGTCCGCCATCACCGCCGTCGTCGTCGGCGGCACCCCGCTCACCGGCGGACGCGTACGCATCGGCGGCACGGTGGCCGGCGCCGTCCTCATCCAGCTCCTGACGGCCACCCTCATCAAACACGACCTGCCCTCGTCCTGGACCCAGATCGCCCAGGCCGTGGTGATCGTGCTCGCGGTGTACGCGGCACGGGAGAGGGGGAAGCGGTGATGCCCAGCACCAAGGAACACCCCGCGGCCGCCGGACGGACCGCGCCCGCCCCCGGCGACCCCGCCCGGCGCGGGGACCGGGTGGCAGCGCTCGCCCAGCGGCACGGCGCCCTGGCCGCGCTCGTCGTCCTCGCCGCCGTGGCCTCGCTGTCCTTCGACTCCTTCGCCACCGGCGACAACCTCGGCAACATCGCCATCTCCTCGTCGTTCCTCGCCACCGTCGCCCTCGGCATGACCTTCGTCATCGTCAGCGGCGGCATCGACCTCTCCGTCGGCTCCGTCTTCGTCCTCGGCGGCGTCCTCGCCGCCTGGGGCTCCCAGTACGGCACGGTCGTCGCGCTGCTGCTGCCGCTGGTGGTGTGCGCGGCGATCGGGCTGGTCAACGGGCTGCTGGTGGCCCGTACCGGGCTCGCACCGTTCATCGTCACCCTCGCCTCGATGCTGGCGGCGCGCGGGCTCATGCTCGCCATCACCGACGAGGGCGCCGACACCTTCCTCGTCAACCCCGACTCGGTCTTCGCCTCGCTCGGCCAGGGCAAGCTGCTCGGCATCGGAACTCCCGTGTGGATCACGGCGGTTCTGTTCGTCGGCGGTGCCGTGCTGCTGCGGAGCACCCGGTTCGGGCAGCGGGTGTACGCCGTCGGGGGCAACGAACAGGCGGCGGCGCTGATGGGCGCCCCGGTCGCCCGCACCAAGGTCAGCGTGTACACCCTGTCCGGGCTGCTGGCCGGCCTCGCCGGGGCGCTGAACGCGGCCTACCTCGCCTCCGGTGTCACCATCCTCGGCTACGGCATGGAGCTGGACGCCATCGCCGCCGTCGTCATCGGCGGCACCCTCCTCACCGGCGGCCTCGGCTACGTCAGCGGCTCCCTCGTCGGCGTGCTGCTGCTGAAGGTCATCCAGAACGTCATCAACCAGATCGGCTCCCTCGACTCCGCCTACCAACAGGTGGTCAGCGGGGCGTTCCTCGTCCTGGTCGTCGTCGCCCAGACCTGGCTGGCCAGGCGGCGCCGGGTCGGCTGAACGCCCCGCCGCCCGCTCACCCGGCCGAGGTCAGCGCCGCCAGCGCGCTCGCCTGGGTCCGCCAGTCCACCTGGTTCGGACTCCCGCCGGCCCAGCGCTCGCCGAGCCGGTTCAGCGGGTCCCGGTCCTTGGCCCACACCGAGTCGGCCTGCCGCACCAGATACGCGCGGTAGGCCGACGAACCGGTGGCGGACGCCAGATCGGCCAGCTGACGGACGAACACGCCCTTGAACTGCTTCTGGTTGTCGTCACAGCTCGCGCCGCCCACGTCGCACGACTCGGTCAGCACCCCGTCCCGGGTCAGCGCGGACGAGGACAGCGCCGCGTCCGCCAGCCGCTTCGCGGCGTCCAGATAGCGGGTGTTCCCGGTCGAGCGCCACAGTTCGGTGAAGCCGCCGATCGCCAGTCCCTGGTTGTAACTCCACACCGTCTGACCGTTGTTGGCACACCCCGAGGTCAGCCCGTCGTTCACCAGCCCCGAGCCGTTGATCAGCCCGCTGCCCAGGTACCAGTCCCCGGCCGTCACCGCCCGCGCACCCCACACCGTGTCCCCGCTGAGCCGCTGGTGCAGCGCCGAGGTCAGCCACAGGTACAGGCCGCTGGTCACCGCGTTCTTGTACGTGCGCTCCCGGTTCCACCACACCCCGCCCCCGCAGCTGCCCGTGTCCCAGAACCCGCGCACATAGTCGGTGATGGTCACCGCCTCGTCCAGATACCGCCGCTCGTGCGTGAGGTCGTACGCCGCCACCCACGCGACCCCCCACCACGCCGCGTCGTCCACCGCCCGGCTGATGAAATGCCCCTCCACCGGGTCCGAACTGCGCCCGCCCGCCGGGAACACCCCCTGGTTCTGCTCGAAGGTACGTGCCACCGCCCAGTCGTAGTCGTGCGTCCCGGTGGCCCGCGCGAAGTCGACGACCGAGGTCAGCGCCACCGCCGAGTTCCACCAACTGCTGCGCCACCAGCCCTCGTCGGTCCGGTACGACGCCATCAGCGCGTCCGCCGCGCCCCGCGCCCTCGTCGGCGCCGGACGCGCCCAAGCGGTGCAACTCCCGTCCTGGTGCGCGGACTCACGGCCGCAGGCGCGCACGGCACCGCCGTACAGCAGCCCGCGCGGGTCCCGGGTGGCGAACATCGCCGTACGCGTCGAGGACGACCCCGACGGCACGCTGGTCCGGCCGAGCGAGGAGCCCTCCGGCCAGCTCGCGCCCTCGTCCCAGGAGCGGTCCAGCCAGACCTCGTCGCCCGCGCCGCCGTTCTCCACCACGCCCCAGGCCAGGCCGTTCGCCTGGTCCATGTGCAGGCTGACGGTGCGCCCGTACAGGGTGGTCGCCGGCACCGGGCGCTCGTCGCGGGCCGCCGTGGCCGGGTCGGCGCCGTCGCAGGAGGTGCCGTCGCACACCCGGGGGCGGAACCAGTCCGTGCAGGTCACCCCGACCGCGTCCGCGCAGGCCCGGACCCAGCCGCGCCGGTGGCCCACCGGATCGGTGACGTTGTACATCAGCGTCCGGGTGCCGGTCCACGAGGCGGGGATGCTCGCCTTCCCCAACAGCCCGTCCCAGCTCGCGCCCCGGTCCCAGGAGCGGTCCAGCCACACCGCGTCGCCCTGCTTGCCCTGGTCGACGCTGGCCCAGGCCATGCTGTCCGGCTCGGAGACATGCAGCCTGAGGAGACGGCCGTTGACGGTACGGTCCGGCACCGGGAACGACTCCTGGCGCGCCTTGGAGGGATCGAGGGTGTCGCAGGAGAGCGCGCACACGGCCGACGCGGCAGGGGCGGGGGAGGGGAGCGCGAGCACTCCGCCGAGCGCGAGAGCGAGGGCCAGCAGCGCGCCGAGGAAGCGGGGTCTGTGAACCGGCATGGCAAGTCCTCCAACGTTGAACAGGCCCGGTCAGTTGCACGACAGCACCGTGGGGAAGGGCTGTACAGCATCAAAAACAGCCACAGGCGGAACCGGACGGAACATCTGTCGCGCGCGCTTCACGCCAACTACCCTGACAACGCTGTCCGTTCCGGATCTGGACACCGGAAAGCGGAGCGTGGTCTCATGCCGGGGAGCCATTTTTACAACGTTGTACCGCTGTATCGCACCTGTGCTGCACCCGTCGTCTCCGCATGTCCGTCGCGCTCGCGAGAGCGCCACCGCCCCCTGGAGCGTGCCGTGCGACCACCCTTCCCCCGTACCCTCCGCCCGCCGCGCGGACCGGTCATCGCCCTCGTCCTGGCCTGCGCGGGCGTCGCGCTCGCACCCGTCGGCGCCGACGCCGCCACCCCGGCCGCCAAGGCCCGCTCGGCCACCGTGACCGTGCCCGGCGCCCGGTTCCAGGTGCTGTCCCCGACCCTGATCCGTACCGAGTACGCCGGGGACGACAGATTCGAGGACAGCGCCACCTTCAACGCCATCGGCCGGGGCGGCTTCACCCCGCCCGCCTACACCTCCGCCGTCAAGGACGGCGTCCTCACCGTCACCACCAGCGCCCTGACCCTGCGCTACAAGGTGGGCTCCGGACCCTTCACCGCCGACAACCTGACCGTGCGCCTGAAGGCCGGGCAGAAACAGGTGCAGGCGAGCCCCTGGCAGCGCCCCGACTGCGCGGTGGGCACCCTCTGCGAGGCCGAGGGCCAGCTCCACGACGGCCCCGGCGTCGCCGTCGACCACGCCGGCTACACCGGCAAGGGCTTCCTCGCGGGCTTCGATGTCACGAACAACTCCCTGACCACGGAAGTGCGTTCACCCGAAGCCGGCACCTACGACTACGCCGTCCGCTACGCCAACGCGGTGGGCTCGGACGGCCGCCGCGAGACCCGTACGCTCAGCCTCAGCGTGGACGGCGGCGCGACCCGGACCCTCAGCCTCCCGGCCACCGCCGACTGGAACACCTGGGGCGTGGCCCGGCTGCCCCTGACCCTCGGCGCCGGCCCCCACACCGTACGGCTCCAGCGCGGCGCCACCGACTCCGGCAACGTCAACATCGACAGCGCGGCCCTGCTGAAGCCCGGCGCCGACTACCCGGCGCGGGACCGCACCGCCGTCCCCGCCTGCGCGTTCGGCACGAGCTGCGAGGCCGAGGACGGTCTCCTCGCGGGCTCCGCCGTCATCGCCACCGACCACCGGGGGAACTCCGGCGACGGCTTCGCCGCCGAGCTGAACAAGGACGCCTCCCTCACCCGCCGCGTCGTGGACGTCCCGCGCGACGGCACCTACCGCCTCCACCTGCGCTACGCCAACGGCACCGGGGGCGACGGCCGCCACGAGAAGCGCACCGTGCAGGTCCGCACCGGCACCGGCACCCCGGCGACCCTCACCCTCGATCCCACCGACAACTGGGACACCTGGCAGACCGCCTCCACCACCGTCGACCTGAAGGCCGGCGCCAACGACGTCACCCTCGCCTGCCCCGACGCCACGAGCTGCCACGTCAACGTCGACACCCTGGGCGTCACCGCCACGGCCGACCCCGCCCCCGAGCCGCACCTCGCGCTCGGCGGCTACCGCCGCAGCCTCGACGGACTCGACGGCGACAACGACCCCAGCCCCCGCACCACCCCCGGCCTGCTGCACCGCGACGGCTGGCACCTGCTGGACGACACCCCCTCCGCCGTCTACGACGCCCGCACGGGCAAGGCCACCCCGCGCGCCGGACACGCCGGGAAGCCCTACCAGGACGGCTACCTCTTCGGCTTCGGCCACGACTACAAGCAGGGTCTGACCGACCTCGCCACCCTGACCGGGCCGCCCGCACTGCTGCCCCGCTGGGCCTACGGCGTCTGGTACTCCGAGTACATCGACCGGACCGCCAAGGACTACCAGGACACCATCCTGCCCGCCTTCCGCGCGGCCGGGGTCCCGCTGGACGTGCTCGTCACCGACACCGACTTCAAGTCGCCCAACACCTGGAGCGGCTGGAACTTCGACCCGGCCAAGTACCCCGACCCCAAGGGCTTCTTCGACTGGTCCACCGCGCAGGGACTGCACAACACCCTGAACGTGCACCCCAGCATCCTGGAGTCCGACCCGCAGTACGCGAAGGCCCAGGAGACCGCCAAGGGCAAGCTGAGCAAGGGCGGTTGCGCGGGGTCGGCCGGCTCGACGTGCCGTACGTTCGACTTCGGCGACCCCGACCAGCTGAAGGCGTACCTCGATCTGCACCGGCCCTTCGACCGCGCCGGGAACGACTTCTGGTGGCTGGACTGGTGCTGCGACGCCTCCCGCTCCTCGCAGGCCGGTGTCACCCCGGACGCCTGGATCAACCAGAAGTACGCCGGCCTCAACGCCGAGACCGCCGAACGGCCCTTCGTCCTCTCCCGCGCCTACGGCTCCCTCCAGGCGGGCGGCTACAGCGGCGGCGTCGGCCTGCCCACCGGGCCCTGGGCCGACAAGCGCTCCACGCTGCACTTCTCCGGCGACACCGCCTCCACCTGGGGCACCCTGAGCGCCGAGGTCGGCTACACCCCGGGTGAGTCCGCCGCCACCGGCATGGCCGCCATCAGCCACGACATCGGCGGCCACAACGACGGACACGGCATCCCCGGCGCCGAGACCTACACCACCGACGACGGCCGCACCCACCGCACCACCAAGCTGCCCGACGACCTGTACGCCCGCTGGGTGCAGTTCGGCACCTTCCAGCCCATCGACCGCCTGCACAGCAACCACAGCGACCGGCTGCCCTGGCAGTACGGCGACGCGGCCCGCGACTCCGCCGCCAAGTTCCTCCGGCTGCGCGAGTCCCTCGTCCCGTACACGTACACCCTCGCCCAGCAGGCCGCCACCACCGGCGTCCCCCTCGTCCGCCCGCTCTACCTGGACCACCCCGAGGACGAGGCCGCCTACACCAGGGCGGGCAGCGAGTACCTGTACGGGCCCGACATGCTGGTGGCCCCGGTCACCACTCCCGGTACCAGCACCACCACCTCCGTGTGGTTCCCCGAGGGCACCTGGACCGACTACTTCACCGGCCGCACCTACACGGCGGGCAGCGGCGGCACCTCGTACGACGTGACGACCACCCTGGACACCATGCCGGTGTTCGTCCGCGCGGGCGGCATCATCGCCACCCGCGCCGGAGACGCCGCACACGACTCCGGGACCCCGCTGGACCGGGTCGGCCTCACCGTGGCCACCGGAGCGCCGGGCGCCTTCACCCTCTACGAGGACGACGGCGTCAGCACCCCGGCTCGCCACCGCTCGGCCACCACCCGCACCAGCTACACCGGGCACACCCTGCGCATCGCCCCCACCCGGGGCACCTACAAGGGGCTGCCCAGCCGCCGTACTTGGACGGTCACCTTCCAGGGCCTCACCGAGCCCCCGGCCCACGTCACCTCCAACGGCACCACACTCGCCCCCTCCGCCTGGCAGTGGGACGCCACGGCACACACCCTGAAGATCACCACCCCGAGGACCAGCGTCCGTCAACCGGTGACCGTGAGCTTCAACTAGCCGTACCCGAAAGGCAGGAGGGCCCGCGCGACGTCCGCGCGGGCCCTCCACTACGCTCGGACCGAACGACGCCGACCGAGGGGAAGACCGTGACCGACTACCGGGACGGCGTGGTCGTCTACTGGCGGCCGCTGTGCCCGTTCTGCATCAAGCTCCGGCTCCGGCTGCGGCTCGCCCGGCTGCCGCGTACCGAGGTCAACATCTGGCGCGATCCCGACGCGGCCGCGTACGTCCGGCTGGTGGCGGACGGCAACGAGACGGTCCCGACGGTGACCGTGGCGGGGAACGCGATGGTCAACCCGTCGATGGGGCAGATCCGCGAGGCCGTACGCCGGGACGCCCCGCATCTGCTCAAGCGGGCGCGCTGACCCGCTGTTCGCCCGACCCCCGCACGATCAGCCGGGTCGGCACGGTGACCGTACGGGCGCGGGAGCGGTCGCCGTCGAGGCGGGCCAGGGCCGTGGTGGCCGCCGTACGGCCGATCTCCTCCGGGTTCTGGGCCACCACCGTCAGCGCCGGCTCCAGCGCCTCCGCGAGCGCCACGTCGTCGAACGCGACCACCGCCACGTCCTTGCGGCCGCTGCGGGCCAGCTCCGCGACCACACCGAGGGCCACGATGTTGTTGCCCGCGAACAGCGCGGTCGGCGGATCGGGCAGGGCCAGCAGCCGGGCTGTCGCCTCGCCCGCGTCGTGCTGGTCGTGGGCGCTGGCGACCAGCGGCCGGTCGTCGGGCAGACCCGCGTCCCGCAGCGCCTCCCGGTAGCCGGCCAGCCGCTCCCGGCGGGTGTAGAGCCGCGTCGGCAGGTCACCGACGAACCCGATCCGGCGATGCCCGTACCCGACCAGATGCGTCACCCCGGCACGGGCGCCCTCGCGGTTGGAGCTGACCACGCAGTCCGTCACCAGCCCCGCCCCCGGCCGGTCCACGAACACCACCGGCAGCCCCACCGCCCGGTGCTGCCGCAGATGCGCGTGGTCGGCGCCCACCGACGGCACCACCATCAGGATGCTGACCCGGCGCGCCAGGAACTTGTCCGTCAACGCCCGCTCCCGGCCCGGGTCGTCGGCGGAGGACCCCATCAGCAGCGTCAGCCCCCGCTCGCGCACCCGGTCCTCGATGCTGCCCGCCACCGCGCCGAAGAACGGGTTGCCGAGGTCCGGCACGACCAGCCCGATCGTGGTGTCCGGGCCCCCCACCCGGATGTTGCGGGCCATCAGGTTCGGCTGGAAGCCGAGCCGCGCCACGGCCGCGAGCACCTGCTCCCGGGTTTGCGCCGAGGCGGGCCCGTCCTCGTTGAGGACACGGGAGACCGTCTTGGCGCTCACCCCGACCTCGCGGGCGACATCGGCCAGGGTGGGGCGGCGGTTCGCGGCCATGCGGGACACGTCTCCTGTGCTCGTCGGCTCCGGCCGGGAACCCCCGGGCCGTGGAAGTCAGGTGGCCTGGACCCCGGCGGCCTTCGCGGCCTCGGAGTCCGCGACGACCGTACCTCCGCTCCCGTCCACCGTGAGCGCCCCGGTCATGATGGCGACCACCTCGGCCATCGAGTACTCCGACGGCTTGATCACCGCCGCCCGGCGGCCCAGCCGGTGTACGTGGACGTGGTCCGCGATCTCGAAGACATGCGGCATGTTGTGGCTGATCAGCACCACCGGCAGCCCCCTGTCCCGGACCCGCCGGATCAGGTCGAGCACCTGGCCGGACTCCTTCACCCCGAGCGCGGCCGTCGGCTCGTCCATCACCACGACACTGCGCGCCCAGGCAACCGACCGCGCCACCGCGACCGCCTGCCGCTGCCCGCCGGAGAGCGTCTCCACGGCCTGGGTCAGCGAGCGCAGCCCGATCTTCAGACCGGCCATGTGCTCGGCGGCCTCCTGCCGCATCCGCTTCTTGTCCAGCATCCGGAAGACACTGCCCAGCACACCGGGCCGGCGCAGCTCCCGGCCCAGGAACATGTTGGACGCGATGTCCATCGAGGCGGCGACCGCGAGATCCTGATGGACCGTCTCGATGCCGTGCGCGCGGGCGCTCTGCGGCCCGGTGAACCGGATCGGCTCGCCGTTCAGCCGGATCTCGCCCGCGTCCGGCACGATCGCCCCGGTCAGCGCCTTGATGAGGCTGGTCTTCCCGGCGCCGTTGTCCCCGATCACCGCCAGCACCTCACCGGGCAGCAGATCGAAGTCGGCGCCGTCGATGGCGGTCACCTGGCCGTAGCGCTTGACCAGACCGCGGGCCTGGAGGACGGGCGTGGGGGAGTCGGCGGCGGTCATCGGGCCCTCTT comes from the Streptomyces seoulensis genome and includes:
- a CDS encoding sugar ABC transporter ATP-binding protein — translated: MTPWRAAVTAPPDEVLAVTGLTKRFPGVLALDDVTFTLRAGQTHALVGENGAGKSTLIKVLTGVYRPDEGELRHQGEAVAFPTPLAAQHAGISTIYQEVNLIPLMSVARNLFLGREPRTRLGLIDFARMHREAQETMAEYGVHVDVRRPLRELGVGAQQMVALARAVSVDARVVVMDEPTSSLEPREVETLFGVIRRLREQGIAVLYVSHRMDELYAICDTVTVLRDGRLVHTGPLAETGRLQLVSLMLGRETSEVRAEGVTKFTGGHDAGSQPVLSARHLDRRHQLHDVSLDIRPGEVVGLGGLLGSGRTETAKAIAGALPVGGGEVTVDGRPVRTGSAAAAIRAGISLLPEDRKSEGIVPGLSVRENIALAALPRMSRFGLVSEAKVDAVVDTFMKRLRIKAASPHQKVGELSGGNQQKVLLARWLAMHPKVLLLDEPTRGIDIGAKAEVQKLIDELAENGLGVLLISSDVEELIEGSDRVVVLRDGSVVGELTGDEVGADQLLRAIAEAAEEEAPRHD
- a CDS encoding ABC transporter permease codes for the protein MTELALDKRTLPDRSTVVGWLQNYGVYLGLAVLLLFNVFFTDHFVSGENFRTQAVQVSPVLIVALGMALAIGTEGIDLSVGAVMALATSITSLYLGYGPWLALVAALVGGAVIGLAGGSLIAFVGVQPIVATLALMVGGRGIALVLLPQLKDVRDPAMATLGSGSVAGVPYLALIAATLALIVGFVVRRTTFGRRLLAIGDSRPAAQLAGLPVHRVLITVYVCSGVLAAVAGFLATARLQASDPSSLGNLMELSAITAVVVGGTPLTGGRVRIGGTVAGAVLIQLLTATLIKHDLPSSWTQIAQAVVIVLAVYAARERGKR
- a CDS encoding ABC transporter permease — encoded protein: MPSTKEHPAAAGRTAPAPGDPARRGDRVAALAQRHGALAALVVLAAVASLSFDSFATGDNLGNIAISSSFLATVALGMTFVIVSGGIDLSVGSVFVLGGVLAAWGSQYGTVVALLLPLVVCAAIGLVNGLLVARTGLAPFIVTLASMLAARGLMLAITDEGADTFLVNPDSVFASLGQGKLLGIGTPVWITAVLFVGGAVLLRSTRFGQRVYAVGGNEQAAALMGAPVARTKVSVYTLSGLLAGLAGALNAAYLASGVTILGYGMELDAIAAVVIGGTLLTGGLGYVSGSLVGVLLLKVIQNVINQIGSLDSAYQQVVSGAFLVLVVVAQTWLARRRRVG
- a CDS encoding glycoside hydrolase family 76 protein; its protein translation is MPVHRPRFLGALLALALALGGVLALPSPAPAASAVCALSCDTLDPSKARQESFPVPDRTVNGRLLRLHVSEPDSMAWASVDQGKQGDAVWLDRSWDRGASWDGLLGKASIPASWTGTRTLMYNVTDPVGHRRGWVRACADAVGVTCTDWFRPRVCDGTSCDGADPATAARDERPVPATTLYGRTVSLHMDQANGLAWGVVENGGAGDEVWLDRSWDEGASWPEGSSLGRTSVPSGSSSTRTAMFATRDPRGLLYGGAVRACGRESAHQDGSCTAWARPAPTRARGAADALMASYRTDEGWWRSSWWNSAVALTSVVDFARATGTHDYDWAVARTFEQNQGVFPAGGRSSDPVEGHFISRAVDDAAWWGVAWVAAYDLTHERRYLDEAVTITDYVRGFWDTGSCGGGVWWNRERTYKNAVTSGLYLWLTSALHQRLSGDTVWGARAVTAGDWYLGSGLINGSGLVNDGLTSGCANNGQTVWSYNQGLAIGGFTELWRSTGNTRYLDAAKRLADAALSSSALTRDGVLTESCDVGGASCDDNQKQFKGVFVRQLADLASATGSSAYRAYLVRQADSVWAKDRDPLNRLGERWAGGSPNQVDWRTQASALAALTSAG
- a CDS encoding TIM-barrel domain-containing protein, producing MALVLACAGVALAPVGADAATPAAKARSATVTVPGARFQVLSPTLIRTEYAGDDRFEDSATFNAIGRGGFTPPAYTSAVKDGVLTVTTSALTLRYKVGSGPFTADNLTVRLKAGQKQVQASPWQRPDCAVGTLCEAEGQLHDGPGVAVDHAGYTGKGFLAGFDVTNNSLTTEVRSPEAGTYDYAVRYANAVGSDGRRETRTLSLSVDGGATRTLSLPATADWNTWGVARLPLTLGAGPHTVRLQRGATDSGNVNIDSAALLKPGADYPARDRTAVPACAFGTSCEAEDGLLAGSAVIATDHRGNSGDGFAAELNKDASLTRRVVDVPRDGTYRLHLRYANGTGGDGRHEKRTVQVRTGTGTPATLTLDPTDNWDTWQTASTTVDLKAGANDVTLACPDATSCHVNVDTLGVTATADPAPEPHLALGGYRRSLDGLDGDNDPSPRTTPGLLHRDGWHLLDDTPSAVYDARTGKATPRAGHAGKPYQDGYLFGFGHDYKQGLTDLATLTGPPALLPRWAYGVWYSEYIDRTAKDYQDTILPAFRAAGVPLDVLVTDTDFKSPNTWSGWNFDPAKYPDPKGFFDWSTAQGLHNTLNVHPSILESDPQYAKAQETAKGKLSKGGCAGSAGSTCRTFDFGDPDQLKAYLDLHRPFDRAGNDFWWLDWCCDASRSSQAGVTPDAWINQKYAGLNAETAERPFVLSRAYGSLQAGGYSGGVGLPTGPWADKRSTLHFSGDTASTWGTLSAEVGYTPGESAATGMAAISHDIGGHNDGHGIPGAETYTTDDGRTHRTTKLPDDLYARWVQFGTFQPIDRLHSNHSDRLPWQYGDAARDSAAKFLRLRESLVPYTYTLAQQAATTGVPLVRPLYLDHPEDEAAYTRAGSEYLYGPDMLVAPVTTPGTSTTTSVWFPEGTWTDYFTGRTYTAGSGGTSYDVTTTLDTMPVFVRAGGIIATRAGDAAHDSGTPLDRVGLTVATGAPGAFTLYEDDGVSTPARHRSATTRTSYTGHTLRIAPTRGTYKGLPSRRTWTVTFQGLTEPPAHVTSNGTTLAPSAWQWDATAHTLKITTPRTSVRQPVTVSFN
- a CDS encoding glutaredoxin domain-containing protein; its protein translation is MTDYRDGVVVYWRPLCPFCIKLRLRLRLARLPRTEVNIWRDPDAAAYVRLVADGNETVPTVTVAGNAMVNPSMGQIREAVRRDAPHLLKRAR
- a CDS encoding LacI family DNA-binding transcriptional regulator; this encodes MAANRRPTLADVAREVGVSAKTVSRVLNEDGPASAQTREQVLAAVARLGFQPNLMARNIRVGGPDTTIGLVVPDLGNPFFGAVAGSIEDRVRERGLTLLMGSSADDPGRERALTDKFLARRVSILMVVPSVGADHAHLRQHRAVGLPVVFVDRPGAGLVTDCVVSSNREGARAGVTHLVGYGHRRIGFVGDLPTRLYTRRERLAGYREALRDAGLPDDRPLVASAHDQHDAGEATARLLALPDPPTALFAGNNIVALGVVAELARSGRKDVAVVAFDDVALAEALEPALTVVAQNPEEIGRTAATTALARLDGDRSRARTVTVPTRLIVRGSGEQRVSAPA
- a CDS encoding ATP-binding cassette domain-containing protein, encoding MTAADSPTPVLQARGLVKRYGQVTAIDGADFDLLPGEVLAVIGDNGAGKTSLIKALTGAIVPDAGEIRLNGEPIRFTGPQSARAHGIETVHQDLAVAASMDIASNMFLGRELRRPGVLGSVFRMLDKKRMRQEAAEHMAGLKIGLRSLTQAVETLSGGQRQAVAVARSVAWARSVVVMDEPTAALGVKESGQVLDLIRRVRDRGLPVVLISHNMPHVFEIADHVHVHRLGRRAAVIKPSEYSMAEVVAIMTGALTVDGSGGTVVADSEAAKAAGVQAT